One part of the Microbulbifer sp. THAF38 genome encodes these proteins:
- a CDS encoding AbgT family transporter: MTTTTSPSNQQESPPGRKTAFTRFLDVVEWLGNLLPHPITLFALFAVGVVILSGIASYFGLSVADPRPVGAAGRDPDGVIEVFNLMSGDGLRMIVTSLVKNFTGFAPLGTVLVALLGVGIAEHSGLLSAAVRGLVLQASKRSVTVIVVFAGIISNTASELGYVVLIPLAAMIFHSLGRHPLAGLAAAFAGVSGGYSANLLLGTVDPLLSGITESAAHMIDPTYSVGPEVNWFFMIVSTFLITIVGSWVTMAIVEPKLGKYDPNEASVDLSQDKLGTLTDDEKRGLKYAGLAVLAVSAVFALSVVPEWGVLRNPETGLVAGSPFLKGIVSLILVFFAIPGFVYGKVVGTMKNDRDVIDAMAKSMNSMGMYIVLVFFAAQFVAFFKVTNLGTIFAVLGADALQSIGLTGPLLFLFFIMMCGFVNLMLGSASAQWAVTAPIFVPMLMLLGYAPEVIQAAYRIGDSVTNVITPMMSYFGLIITFAARYKKDLGMGTLIATMIPYSIFFFVGWTALFYIWVFALGLPVGPGAATYYGG; the protein is encoded by the coding sequence ATGACCACAACGACCTCCCCCAGCAACCAGCAGGAAAGCCCGCCGGGACGCAAAACAGCCTTTACCCGCTTCCTGGATGTGGTGGAGTGGCTAGGCAATCTGCTCCCCCACCCCATCACCCTCTTTGCGCTCTTTGCTGTGGGTGTGGTGATACTTAGCGGTATAGCCTCCTACTTTGGCCTGTCTGTGGCAGACCCACGCCCGGTTGGTGCGGCAGGACGCGATCCCGATGGGGTGATTGAGGTCTTCAACCTAATGAGTGGCGATGGCCTTCGAATGATCGTCACCAGCCTGGTGAAAAACTTTACCGGATTCGCGCCGCTGGGTACCGTTCTCGTAGCCCTGCTTGGGGTAGGTATTGCCGAGCATTCCGGCCTGCTGAGTGCCGCCGTTCGCGGTCTGGTGCTGCAGGCCTCCAAGCGCTCAGTCACCGTGATCGTGGTATTCGCCGGTATCATCTCCAACACCGCCTCTGAACTCGGCTATGTGGTACTGATCCCTCTTGCCGCTATGATCTTCCACTCCCTGGGCCGCCACCCTCTCGCCGGGTTGGCAGCGGCCTTTGCCGGTGTTTCCGGCGGCTACAGTGCCAACTTGCTGCTGGGCACAGTGGACCCGCTCCTATCGGGGATTACTGAATCCGCTGCGCATATGATCGACCCTACCTATAGCGTTGGGCCGGAAGTGAACTGGTTCTTTATGATCGTCAGTACCTTCCTGATCACCATTGTTGGCAGTTGGGTCACCATGGCCATCGTTGAACCCAAGTTGGGTAAGTACGACCCCAATGAGGCCTCCGTCGACCTGAGCCAGGACAAACTTGGTACGCTTACCGACGATGAAAAACGCGGCCTTAAGTACGCTGGCCTTGCGGTTCTGGCGGTATCCGCTGTTTTTGCCCTATCGGTGGTGCCCGAGTGGGGTGTGCTGCGCAACCCAGAAACTGGTCTGGTAGCCGGTTCTCCATTCCTGAAAGGTATTGTGTCTCTAATCCTTGTGTTCTTTGCGATCCCTGGCTTTGTCTACGGCAAGGTGGTGGGCACCATGAAGAATGACCGTGATGTCATTGATGCCATGGCCAAAAGTATGAACAGCATGGGGATGTACATCGTACTGGTGTTTTTCGCTGCGCAGTTCGTCGCCTTCTTCAAGGTGACCAATCTGGGGACTATTTTCGCCGTACTGGGCGCCGATGCCCTGCAGAGTATCGGCCTGACAGGCCCACTGCTGTTCCTGTTCTTTATCATGATGTGCGGGTTTGTGAACCTGATGCTGGGCAGTGCCTCGGCACAGTGGGCCGTTACCGCTCCAATCTTTGTGCCGATGTTGATGCTGCTGGGCTATGCGCCTGAAGTGATCCAGGCCGCTTATCGAATTGGCGACTCAGTGACGAATGTCATTACGCCGATGATGAGCTACTTCGGTCTGATCATCACCTTCGCCGCACGCTATAAGAAAGACCTGGGGATGGGGACATTGATCGCCACAATGATTCCCTACTCCATCTTCTTCTTTGTTGGCTGGACTGCCCTGTTCTATATCTGGGTATTTGCCCTGGGCCTCCCCGTTGGGCCCGGTGCAGCAACCTATTACGGTGGCTAA